In the genome of Desulfobacterales bacterium, one region contains:
- a CDS encoding DUF4384 domain-containing protein — MIRILKIFFVILITVQNVKSASLEESVNFMSKDIAMQVLLLQEYRNKKPEIFINSDYLKDYDSKATLPFSEVLCMQLKTAMKSTNAFEIIDRRLETALFLQGMYIRKNDSIEIHLELNKGGISAEGSHLTTIAKTTGLPITSWEKNWFEDDIKKRISDLIKKIQDKYIARNSSETIAVASFVRQGAKPDKDPLGEYMASLSSSFLTQTSCFKVVGEKNAALILKGEYLFLDNQNIELWITLFKKDNMKESDFVRFPSSILPANFNQSLDNKIKSLADKLIANRKGFMICMKPILESKNKYCSDFSEYIALRIKDKVNSLGNTLLSECNTSNINPSISGVYFIRQSIVEVSIELKNANGIVISSAYEEIDKSIIYVSIDNPEAHKLSVIADVPSQDMSEMVKISTLEKGDLYTIFKEGDTLSLVVYVKKPLYVYLYNITSDNRVNLLYPDVDYGDKIIKITPEKPYRFPTMKIKGPKFGQEIVKVFASNKILKTPTISKNIEVISFINGTRDIGREEREHIQAELSVNNAINGLDLVDFYRGVARDNKAELYEDSIFIKTRN, encoded by the coding sequence ATGATTCGAATTTTAAAAATATTCTTCGTTATATTAATTACCGTTCAAAATGTTAAATCCGCTTCTTTAGAAGAATCCGTGAATTTTATGTCTAAGGATATTGCTATGCAGGTGTTACTATTGCAAGAATATCGTAATAAAAAGCCGGAAATTTTTATTAATTCAGATTATTTAAAAGATTATGACAGTAAAGCTACTTTACCTTTTTCTGAAGTTTTATGTATGCAATTAAAAACAGCCATGAAATCTACAAATGCTTTTGAAATTATAGACCGTAGGCTTGAAACAGCTCTTTTTTTACAAGGAATGTATATTCGGAAAAATGACAGCATAGAAATACATTTAGAATTAAATAAAGGGGGAATAAGCGCTGAAGGCAGTCATCTTACAACTATAGCGAAAACTACAGGTTTGCCGATAACTTCTTGGGAAAAAAATTGGTTTGAAGACGATATTAAAAAAAGAATTTCTGATTTAATAAAAAAAATACAGGATAAATATATAGCAAGAAATTCTTCCGAAACTATAGCTGTTGCATCTTTTGTAAGACAAGGGGCAAAACCAGACAAAGACCCTCTTGGAGAATATATGGCGAGTCTATCATCATCATTTTTGACTCAAACTTCTTGCTTTAAAGTAGTAGGCGAAAAAAATGCCGCTTTAATTCTAAAAGGAGAATATTTATTTCTTGATAATCAAAATATCGAATTATGGATAACGCTTTTTAAAAAAGATAATATGAAAGAATCCGATTTTGTTCGTTTTCCAAGCTCTATATTGCCGGCTAATTTTAATCAAAGTCTTGATAATAAAATAAAATCGCTCGCTGATAAGCTAATTGCAAATCGTAAAGGATTTATGATTTGTATGAAGCCTATTTTAGAAAGTAAAAATAAATATTGTTCCGATTTTTCAGAGTATATAGCTTTAAGAATAAAAGATAAGGTTAATTCGTTAGGAAATACTTTATTAAGTGAATGCAATACATCAAATATTAATCCATCGATTTCAGGAGTGTATTTTATTCGTCAATCTATAGTCGAAGTTTCTATTGAGTTAAAAAACGCAAACGGTATAGTTATTTCTTCTGCGTATGAAGAAATAGATAAGTCTATCATTTATGTATCTATTGATAATCCTGAAGCTCACAAGCTTTCTGTTATAGCTGACGTGCCAAGTCAAGATATGTCCGAAATGGTTAAGATTTCAACTTTAGAAAAAGGTGATTTATACACAATTTTTAAAGAAGGAGATACGTTAAGTCTTGTAGTTTATGTAAAAAAGCCCTTATATGTTTATTTATATAACATTACTTCTGATAATAGAGTGAATCTTCTTTATCCTGATGTTGATTATGGAGACAAAATAATTAAAATAACTCCAGAAAAGCCTTATAGATTTCCGACTATGAAAATAAAAGGTCCAAAATTTGGTCAGGAAATAGTTAAGGTTTTTGCGAGTAATAAAATTCTTAAAACTCCAACAATAAGTAAGAATATTGAAGTTATAAGTTTTATAAATGGAACAAGGGATATAGGAAGAGAAGAAAGAGAGCATATTCAGGCAGAACTTTCAGTAAATAATGCAATTAATGGATTAGATTTAGTAGATTTTTATAGAGGTGTTGCAAGGGACAATAAAGCGGAACTTTATGAAGACAGTATTTTTATAAAAACAAGGAATTAA